CGCCGCATGTTTGACCCTCTTTCTGAAGTGGGAAGAAACAGTACAGTCTGTTCTCCGATCTTCACTGCAGTATTGGTAACATCAGAAGCTGCAAGCTGACGGCTAGTTGTTGGGCACAGCCATTTCGCCTTGTTTGTGGTAACAAGATCTATGGGGCGACCATGGCACCTGCATATCTGTTCCGTCTATTCTGCATCAGCATAACTCTTGAAGAGACTAATGAATTGATGAAAGAAGTATGGAAACATTGATAATTATCTTCAGGAAATGAAAAACTACAAAAGACAGCTAAAACCACCAGATTTGTAACACATTCAGTCTGTTGCATGCAATTGGCATCTCTAGAATTAGTTATAGGTGGCTTAAACAATTGACATcacctgacaagatggaaaaCCATCAATGATCTGATTGACTGATGGATATATGCTGCAAGATATTTGATTAACAGATTTAATTATGGGAACTCTGAACACAAATACAGCTTGCAGGGTATCTTCCTTGTCATCCTTTAGCTCTTCTAACCACCTCTTGACTAGCCCATGCAAAACTTGGGTCTCTGCATTTCGACCATTTATAGCATTAGGGATCTAGTGTTACATGGAAGAAGTGCTAAAAGTTAATTTCTCAGTGTACGCTACTCATTATATGGGAGTACTATGAGATATAAGAATGcagaaaaaatatttcatgtCGCCGTAAGTAACTTGACCAAGAAATATTACCCTATTATCTAAcgataaacaaaaaaacgaGAACAAGAGATGATCACTATATGGACCAAGCTTCCTTACCAGGGCTGTATCTCCGTATGACACAATTTTCAAGATCACTGATTCTGTGTATGAAACTATTGGAGTTTTCAGAAACATCATCATACATGGATACAGCTTCTGTTTCCAATATTACAAACTCCACTGTGATACACTGTTCTGCTGCATCCTGATGAAAATATAAGATAGAAATAACTAGTGcatgaaatattacatgatcCCTCTCAGAAGATACATAGAAGTCAGCACCCATACCATAAGTGATCTTCGGAGAGACTCTGTGTTTTGTGCAGACATACATATTGCAATCACTTTCTTGGAGATGTCATCAGTGGCCCAAGAATAGATGGCTCTGTTGCTAAACAGATTTGTCAACGACACGTCTGCAGACAAGAAATGCACGTCAGATAACTTTCTATCCGAAGAGCATTCccctgtaaattgactgtatTTATGCTGCTTGGCTCGTTTTCTATCAGGGGAACAGTCATATAGTGGAAATAAAAAGATCATCCAAGCCATACCTCCAGTAGGTACAGATCCATGTTGCTCAGGAAGGAAGCCATCCAGAGGCACATTTTCAACAGCATGGTGGAAATCTCGAAGGCTAAATTTCTCCCCAGGCCGATAGGCAATCTTGAGCTGATGGAAGTTGATATGTTAGTAAAAGTTGACATGGTCAGAACAGTATGCATCTTGGATCGAGACTGATAAGCAGTGTAGCTTGAATGCCGATGATTTCAGTAGTAGTGCATGGCATCGCACATTTTGTCTTTACAGGCGTGAGTGAATCATGACAATAGCAGTCCGACATCAAACGCATACTTAACTTGTTCTAGATGGGCAGTTAATTCGCCATTTTTGTACTAGCAAGCAGAAGTTGGTAAACCCAGATATGAACCCAGCTTCCAAAAACGAGAGCAAGTGCGTGCAGGCGCCCGATTCGGCCGACGAACAAACCAAACAGCGGCGCGATAGCAGCAGAGCTTGCGTATCAGAAATTCAGGACGCAATTGGATGAGTTTAATAGCCAGATAGGTTTGATTCGAACTAACCGCTCATACACGCAACAACGAAATACCTAGAAATCATGCGACACCGAAATGCAGCAGGCagagggaaagagagagagagagagagagagagagagagagagagagagagagagagagagagtcagAGCTATACGGACCTCGGGCGAGGAGCGAGAGGAGGAATTGGAGGCGGCGGGTGCCTGGTGGACGTAGCAGAGGGCGAGGCGGTCGGGgagcggcacggcggaggGGACGGCGGCGTAGAGGTTGGCGAGGTGGAGCAGGCACTGCGCGccgggcggtggcggtggccgtTAGGGTTTGGAGGTGGAGCtcgagagggagggagagcaGAATCGGAAGCACCTACCTGCttgaggaggcggaggaggggaggcgggATGTTGCGGAGGTCGAGGAGGAAGCAGAGCAGCGCCATGGCCGATGAGACGAGCTCCGATCCCGGCgtcgcggaggaggaagaagagggagcGAGCGGCAAACGTTTCAATACAGTTTCGAATTTTGAATTGGAGCAGAGAGTTGTTCCATAAATATATGTACAGGCTTTTCATTTGCTCTGGAATTAACAGAGAGGCAGAAGATGAGCACCAATACTAAGCCTGAAGATTCATACTGAAGCATACGCTCAAATTCATTCGAATCGCTGgtttcaaaattcaaacagAAGGGCAGATTAAACAGACACTATTtgatttggtttggtttggtctGCTATGAACacaaagagaaagaaatacaGCAGTCAACTAATTAAGCTTAAATTCATATGGGCAAGCAGCAGCTCACGTCAAACTGAAAACCTCAGTCAGTTACTAAGCCTGGAAATCTCAGTTAGTTGAAGGAGATAATACAATAGCACAGGCCTCATGGATGTTCCAATCCAGACTTTCTTCCAGGATATTAGATATACAATAAAGTCCAGGAAAGGAGACACTATGGTAACCCGGTGTGGCTCACATAATCACCATCACGACCTCTGTAACTACGAATATGCTTCTGCATCATACACTATACCATACATACATACAGCTCCTatatcaaaaaataaataaatatctGAGCCTCAATCGAGCCCGAGGGACCGTCAGGGCTTCTGAACGGAGAAGACGATGCCATCATTCAGGGGCAGCAAGCTAAAATAGCGACCCTTGTCATCCACGCAGCACGCCTGCCATGCTATCTGATATGAACCACGAGGAAACGAGGAAACATCCAGCAAACAGTCCGAAAATCCCTGGCCGCTGTCAGTCGGTTCAAAACACGCCAAACCTGTCACCAGGTCTGTCTTGGAATGGGAATTCTTCTTGTCGCTGGTCTTCCTCAGGTCGTCCTTTATGTGCTGCAGCAGCTTGAAGTTCAGCCCAACCATTTTGGTGGTCCTGCGTATCTCAAACTGCTTGCTCCTTGTTCCTGCAATGTCTAAGCGCGACGATGAGCTTGTGGCTAGAATGCAGTATAGTTCCGTGATGCGGATATGAGTCCTCTCCAGCACACGCTTCCACTGCAAGCAAAGAGTCAGGGACAGCTGGAAACCAGGCGATACTGATACTCTGTCTCTGTTTGCAGGATTGGAATCAAATATGAAAAGTTCAGCGCCAAGGCAAGGTCTGCATAAATGTAAAATGCCATCAATGTGTGTAATCTCCATTTCTAAAGCAATGCGTTACTGATTTGGTTTCCCTGAAGATATCCTAAAAAGAAGTTATGTACTGAAAAATATGTGATACAGTCGCTGGTCTTATGTTCTTATCTGAACCTGCATTCTTATATTCCTGTCACCAGATGATATTAATTTGGAATTAGTTCATCTAGCATAGTATAACTTCTCTTCTACACCAAGATGGTCCCGATTTCAATAAAAACAATTCAAGGGCGCAATATTATATGTactcttacatgtatctagacgctttttaggaatagatgcatccatttttggtcaaatttgagacgagaattatggaacggaggaagtataataAAGTACCTGATGCTGAAGAAGTATTTGGGAAGCACGAAAGGCAATTCCATGCACCTCTGCAAAATGCTTGATAGAAATTGCATCCCTCTGTGCAAAGGAGATAAAGTGTCCTCCCCAGTCGTTACTCCTTTGGCATCCTCACGTGCACGAAGCAAAGATGCCACAGCAAACTTGAACAGAAAATAAGAATCCTTCTCCAGAGTACCTGAACAATTCATTCGTGTGCTGAACTGTAAGGAATCCAGTCCATGAGAAGAAATAGACATGAATTTTCGTAGTTGGGAGACAATTTGGCTATCATTCCTATCTACTCTTTCATGTAAATCTTGTAGGATTGAAGCATGAGAAAATCTGTCTGGAAGCCTGCAATGCTCAGAACTGCTAGGTACATTTGAGAAATCCACAGAAAACACGGTACAAAATGACAAAAATGAGCACATGAAAGCAAGCCTGGCTATAGTAGTAAAGCTTTGGCAATCCATGTCCCCATGGGACGCAGCTAAGAGATCATAGCTCTTTGCTAGGTTACTAAGTCTTAAAGAACAATTTGCCAAAGCTACGAGCACTTGGTTGTTCTCTATGGCTATAGCTGAAGAGTCTCTTGATTCATGATGAGATATGTCTTTCGGAGGAGAAGAATATGAACTAAGGATGCCAAGAACATCAGCTAGAATTTCAATAAAAGACGCTCTCAGACTGATGAACCACCTCTGGAAGAAGAATTCGCAGTCTAAAGAGACATTAGATGAGAGGCCATCATTTGCTAAGCATGTTCTCTCACAAATACCAGTGATCTTTTCTTGGTAGCCATACAGCTCTGGAGATCTAGCAAGAGTACTGTCAACATCTGTTTCGACATGGCAGAGGTCCTCATGAACATCTCCCTCTGTATCTAGCTCACCGACCAGCTTAATGATCATTGAAGGAAAAATTAATAGCTTCATCTCAAGTTCTCCAGCACAAAAAAGAAGCAATGATTTGAACCAAAGACTAAAGGAGCCTGACTCAAAAGCATCTGCAACTTTTCTAAAGACAAAAGATGCTGTGAACCAAAGGCCTTCTTGACAACAGTACATAGCAGATCTATAGGCTTCCCAATAGCTCTGTTTTCTTGTAAGCATTTTGGCCATTCGAAGGGCACACAATTCCTGAGCTATCCAAGCAGGACTAGTGAATATCGAGTGCTCTTTTAGATCATCTGATCCTTTATTACCATCTCTGATTTTACAAGTATTCCATGAGATACAGCCACACAATATGAGACGGAAGGTTTCATATGTGTTGTAATACTCAGAGGCGTCCTCCCGCACACACTCAATTAGAGCCTTAACACTATGGTGAAGATTGCAGCTAGAGCCAGATGTTTTACAACACATATCATGACAGGCATTTGCAAACTTGAGTGAACAAAGAATTAGATAATGCACTTTAGATGCTTTTGTCTTGCTACTAAATTCAGTGGAAGCTAACTTTGCCTCATCAGTATCAATTTCCATGGGAGAAGCTTTGATACTTGCAGCCACTGGTTCAACAGTATCATTTGAAGCTCTGAACTGCTCAGAGGCAACAAGTGATTCAACACAGGTAGCTGCAACTTTGCAATAATGATTGACATTTATTCGAGCCAGTTCTTTCATCAGGCATCTTAATTTATCAAGAGCAACAGAAGCAGCAGAAGGGTAGACTCTTACAAGCTTTAGCATAAGGCTGAACAGAGTTCTGTATTTATTCAATTCAGAGGAAGACACAGAGAAATGTCTGGTTGCTACTTCATTGCTTCCTTTGCTGACTGCTAGATTGATCAGAGATATAATATGATCCACAATTGATGTTAGAATCTTATTCATAGATCTTTCATCCTCACTATTTTCTTCATGAGTTGGCAGCATGCTGTTGGAAATTCCTTGGTACCCAGTGCATGAGAATGATGAACTCTTGAGAGTATTCGTGGTCTCATGTGGCTGTATTTGCTTGAGAAAGCAAAAGATGTCCACGAGAGTTTCAAGAGCAGTTTGTTGCATCTCCCAGGAAGAACAATGCAAAAACCTTTCAACAGCCAGAGCAAGCTTAGATAACTCAGACGAATTGATATGACGAATGCTTGGAGCTTTACCACAGAGCATCTGAAAAGTACTTTTTCCAATGAGACAGAtggtaacaaaaaaaagagtctaAATCAGAATGCACGGAATCCATAATATATTCACCTTTCGCAGAATCCTGAATGCGTAGCTCTTAGGATCAAGTGGGAAACCGTCATCATCAATTAGCTGTAACAATGTGCTAAAAATAGTACCAGCAACAGGAAGATAGAAAGTTTTTCTGTGAAACATGAAACACAAACATTTTAAAGCCATAGTCTTCAGACAAAGAGAAGATTCATGCCCCAGAAATATTAACAGAAATTCCACCTGCAACAGGAAATCGagcaatgattttttttagctcAAAACGAACGACCATAACTTGATATTTCTAATTAGTTACTAGCACACAGGTCCTCAGATAGAGAGTGAATAAGTTCATGCCTTGCAAATTAGAAAAGAAGATTGCAGCAGTACAAAACTTAGAAGGAAATTATATTTACGAAGGGTTTAAAGGAAAGCATATTTATGTAGCCACTTACCAATATCTGTTGAAGATACCAAAAGCAATTTGAAGGAGGCACATAAGTTATTTCAATAAACAGCCAAACAGGTAAATACAAGCATATGTGTACAGCGAAGGGAGCATATGACATAACAGGAAACATACTTGCAGAAGTGATTTTGAACATCTAGGTAAATACATAACTTAGCAGCTTGCGGGCTACATTACCTGATCACGAAACAAAATTATTGACTTGGACGACAGTCTGGAGAGTGCCATAAGCATTTCAGCTTTGAATACATCTTCCGGGTTGCCTAGAACCATTTGCTTTCCAACCACATGAACTCTCTGGATGATGGCCAATGTACAATCAAGCTTGGAGAAAGTCTTAATTGCTGCTAGAATAACTTGAGCTTCTGATTTTGGTGAGGTAACTAAACCAGCCAGTACTTGAAGGGTGATGCACGAGAAGTCCTCCGACAGCTTACAAAAGCAACCGGCTGCAAACAATGCCGCTTTGACCTGCCAAAGGAGAAACACAATTCCTGAAGAAATTACCTAACCATTAAATTGTAGCGTACCACTAGCCTGAACCTAGAAGACAGCATAAACCATTCACTTACCTCTGCAGCATTGGAAGAGCAGAGGCCGGAGAGGACAAGAGAGCGTACGTGAACGCTGTCCTTGGCGAGGTCGGCGAGGCAGCCGAACATCCTCAGCGCGAGCGCCCTGGCCCGCGCGGTCCCCGCCGCGTCGTGCGCCGCCGCGACCCTCCTGAGAATCTGGTCGGGCTCCgccacgcgcgcgccgcctccctcggTCGGGAGGAGGGAGCGGACGATGCTGGCCCGGACAgagtcgtcggcggcggtccTGAACTCGGtggcgaggcggaggagcatgGCCTCGGCGAAGATGCGTGGCTCGGAGGGCAGGAcggcgccggacgcggaggccaccgccgcggggacggcggggcaCGCTGAGAGCTCGCGGATGCGCGGGGCCGCGGCCTCGAGGGCCTGGAGGCGCGTGGctgcagagagagaaaggCGGTAGAGGGGTAAGGAGGGTGAGGCGCCGCGCGGAAACGACAAGAGTTGAGACGTGAAGGTACCGGGGTGGCGGGAGCGGAGGCCCCTGTCGAGGTCGATGCTCCAGTCCATGGCGGAGGCCGCCGGGTTCctctccatcgccgccgcctgtcGCCGGAGGCCGTTGGTGAAGTCCCTTCCTGGGCACTGCGGGCGCCCGTCGTTTTTAAGTGGCGCTTACTACAGAGACGTAAAAGGATAGGGGAAACGAGAACCGCTTTCAGCCGAAGGAAGCGTAGTTCATAGAGTCGTCTCCTGGCCATCAAACGTAGCGGCGTCAGAGATGACGATGCGGCCGCATGGCTCGAGATATGTTGGAGTAATTAGACATGAataatgatttatttttttataaaaagttctagatacatgtaatatttcgacaagaattatgaaacggagacaGTATGTTATATATCTTTCTAGCATTATACTGCCCGCAAAAGGGAACATAGTCCatccaacaacaaaaatttggAATTATATTTAAACGTCATCACTAATTACTTACTAGTACAAGATCCACTTTTAAACCAAATTTTTAAATAATTGTAACTCTCCACTAGACAAAAAGTACAAAATCAATACTTGCAGCACCTTGAACGACCGAAGGCATTCAAATACATGCATCAAGCAAACAACGGTAATTAGTGGAAAAGGGACCATGCAACGCTGACTTGCATCTTACACATGCCACCATCAAGCACACCACAACTTCTACCCGcatgatttgatttgaaaACTATATCATCTCTTGTAGCAACATGTTCATCCTTCCCACACAGTGCCACCACAGAAACTTTCAGCTCTCCATCTCGGCGTTCAACGGAGACAACACGCCGTGAAAGCTTGACCCTGCcatcatcatcaacaacaatGGGCAACTTATCATCTCCAAAAGCAAGCAATACAACTTCCGCATCATCTATACTGGCAGTGCCGTCTGTAAAAACACCTTGGAAACCTTCTGGCCATGATGAGTCCCCAAGGAGTCGTACATTGATTGTCGCCTCCACGGAGGAGTCAATGTGGTGGAATGCTAACTCCAGTGTGCTACGTTTGTTAGTGTAACCTATAGAAAAAGATCAATACCAACGACTTTGTAACGGTAAGGATAGAAAACTTAGGACTCTATCCTCCGATTCGGTCCCGCCTTTAGCTTTGAGCACGACCTCGATCCTTCCAGGATCAGTGCAGGTCACAACAGCACGGCTAGGACCCGTGGGTTCTAGATAAGGATGCTGCACCCAAACAATTAATTGAGTAAATAATAAAGCAATGTTAATTTCGTCGGCACATGCAAAGCCAGCGATGAGCAGggaacacaaacacaaaaattACCTCCTCCGTGATGGTCTGACAATGACTCCTCGCGCGGGCAAAGATAATATTCTGCTTGCGGTCTCTGTCCCTAACATCACGTGCTACGACCATACCAAACACGTCTAGCGGCCACCGTAGACCCCCTCTCAACGACGCGACTTTGATAGAACAGATTTGGATGTAACCAGGGTCGTCGTCCGTGAAACGCATGGGAGGGACCGGCGCTGTGCGTAGATCGACGCGTATGATT
The Brachypodium distachyon strain Bd21 chromosome 2, Brachypodium_distachyon_v3.0, whole genome shotgun sequence genome window above contains:
- the LOC100825088 gene encoding uncharacterized protein LOC100825088, with the translated sequence MERNPAASAMDWSIDLDRGLRSRHPATRLQALEAAAPRIRELSACPAVPAAVASASGAVLPSEPRIFAEAMLLRLATEFRTAADDSVRASIVRSLLPTEGGGARVAEPDQILRRVAAAHDAAGTARARALALRMFGCLADLAKDSVHVRSLVLSGLCSSNAAEVKAALFAAGCFCKLSEDFSCITLQVLAGLVTSPKSEAQVILAAIKTFSKLDCTLAIIQRVHVVGKQMVLGNPEDVFKAEMLMALSRLSSKSIILFRDQVEFLLIFLGHESSLCLKTMALKCLCFMFHRKTFYLPVAGTIFSTLLQLIDDDGFPLDPKSYAFRILRKMLCGKAPSIRHINSSELSKLALAVERFLHCSSWEMQQTALETLVDIFCFLKQIQPHETTNTLKSSSFSCTGYQGISNSMLPTHEENSEDERSMNKILTSIVDHIISLINLAVSKGSNEVATRHFSVSSSELNKYRTLFSLMLKLVRVYPSAASVALDKLRCLMKELARINVNHYCKVAATCVESLVASEQFRASNDTVEPVAASIKASPMEIDTDEAKLASTEFSSKTKASKVHYLILCSLKFANACHDMCCKTSGSSCNLHHSVKALIECVREDASEYYNTYETFRLILCGCISWNTCKIRDGNKGSDDLKEHSIFTSPAWIAQELCALRMAKMLTRKQSYWEAYRSAMYCCQEGLWFTASFVFRKVADAFESGSFSLWFKSLLLFCAGELEMKLLIFPSMIIKLVGELDTEGDVHEDLCHVETDVDSTLARSPELYGYQEKITGICERTCLANDGLSSNVSLDCEFFFQRWFISLRASFIEILADVLGILSSYSSPPKDISHHESRDSSAIAIENNQVLVALANCSLRLSNLAKSYDLLAASHGDMDCQSFTTIARLAFMCSFLSFCTVFSVDFSNVPSSSEHCRLPDRFSHASILQDLHERVDRNDSQIVSQLRKFMSISSHGLDSLQFSTRMNCSGTLEKDSYFLFKFAVASLLRAREDAKGVTTGEDTLSPLHRGMQFLSSILQRCMELPFVLPKYFFSIRPCLGAELFIFDSNPANRDRVSVSPGFQLSLTLCLQWKRVLERTHIRITELYCILATSSSSRLDIAGTRSKQFEIRRTTKMVGLNFKLLQHIKDDLRKTSDKKNSHSKTDLVTGLACFEPTDSGQGFSDCLLDVSSFPRGSYQIAWQACCVDDKGRYFSLLPLNDGIVFSVQKP